A genomic window from Lycium barbarum isolate Lr01 chromosome 4, ASM1917538v2, whole genome shotgun sequence includes:
- the LOC132635589 gene encoding U-box domain-containing protein 52-like → MWPPPTAMSHGPPLNKLIAVAIDKDRGSQIALKWAIDNLLARGQTIILIHVKVKASGSPFSGSSKSNQDASNDGSGTELEPQLKELFLPFRVFCTRKDIQCHDVVLEDADVVKAIIEYVNRTAIEVLILGAAAKGGLLRFKVKDIPANVLKGIPDFCTVYIISKTGKISSTKSAARLAPFIHPLRHQFMQQGNIKSNTIEDSNPPPRGSLSGIPKPISDIPMSNLHSDTLNMKSPFTHRKGPNGKPYEISQPDTDISFVSSGRPSIDNMFPSFADNYDSGATPPRLSGFSDFEGQNFESIPMGRRSLDIMPSELSYLSMEGDRASFSSTPDDVAAEMRRLKLELKQTMEMYSTACKEALTAQQKAMELQRWKAEEQRRIEEARFSEEAALALAEKEKAKSRAALEHAEAAQRLAELESQKRINAEMKALREAEERNKVLNKLSNSDFRYRRYSIEEIETATNFFDQSNKIGEGGYGPVYKCYMDHTHVAVKVLRPDAAHGRQQFQQEVEVLSCIRHPNMVLLLGACPEYGCLIYEFMSNGSLEDLLFQRGNTPPLSWQHRFRIAAEIGAGLLFLHQSKPEPIVHRDLKPANILLDRNLVSKISDVGLARLVPPSVADTVTQYRMTSTAGTFCYIDPEYQQTGMLGIKSDVYSLGIIFLQILTAKPPMGLTHHVERAIEKGTFNDMLDKSVPDWPLDDALSLAKLSLKCSELRRKDRPDLSKIIMPELERLRTLGEENPCQSGFYNSGYSTNHSQASISQASQHE, encoded by the exons ATGTGGCCTCCACCAACAGCAATGAGTCATGGACCTCCATTGAATAAATTGATAGCTGTGGCCATAGACAAAGATAGAGGAAGCCAAATTGCTTTGAAATGGGCTATTGATAATCTTCTTGCCAGGGGTCAGACTATTATTTTGATCCATGTCAAAGTTAAAGCATCCGGCTCGCCTTTTTCTGGGAGCAGCA AATCAAACCAGGATGCTAGCAATGATGGATCAGGAACGGAATTGGAGCCGCAGTTGAAGGAACTCTTTCTTCCTTTCCGAGTATTTTGTACACGTAAAGAT ATTCAATGTCATGATGTTGTGCTAGAGGATGCCGATGTGGTCAAAGCAATCATTGAGTATGTTAATCGAACAGCAATAGAGGTACTAATTCTTGGTGCAGCAGCAAAAGGTGGCCTTCTCAG ATTTAAAGTCAAAGATATTCCTGCAAACGTGTTAAAAGGGATTCCCGATTTCTGCACTGTGTATATCATCTCCAAAACTGGAAAGATTTCATCTACAAAATCTGCTGCTCGCCTCGCACCATTTATCCACCCACTACGTCACCAGTTCATGCAACAGGGTAACATCAAATCTAATACAATTGAGGATTCGAACCCTCCTCCCAGAG GTTCACTTTCTGGGATTCCGAAGCCTATATCTGACATACCCATGTCCAACCTTCACAGTGATACACTCAACATGAA GTCTCCTTTCACTCATAGGAAAGGCCCAAATGGCAAACCGTATGAGATCTCTCAGCCAGATACTGACATATCATTTGTCAGTTCTGGTAGGCCAAGTATTGACAATATGTTTCCTTCATTTGCTGACAACTATGATAGTGGAGCAACCCCACCCCGGCTATCAGGTTTCTCtgattttgaggggcaaaattttgaATCCATACCCATGGGACGCAGATCCTTGGACATCATGCCATCAGAGTTGTCATATCTGTCCATGGAGGGTGATAGAGCATCATTCTCCTCGACACCG GATGATGTAGCAGCAGAAATGAGAAGGTTGAAGCTAGAGCTCAAGCAAACAATGGAAATGTATAGTACAGCTTGCAAGGAAGCACTCACAGCACAACAAAAG GCGATGGAACTCCAGCGCTGGAAAGCGGAAGAACAAAGAAGAATAGAAGAGGCAAGATTTTCAGAGGAAGCTGCATTAGCACTTGCAGAGAAGGAAAAGGCAAAATCTAGGGCAGCCCTTGAGCATGCCGAAGCAGCTCAGAGGCTTGCTGAACTAGAATCTCAGAAGAGAATTAATGCAGAAATGAAAGCTCTGAGAGAAGCAGAAGAGAGGAATAAGGTACTAAATAAACTTTCAAATTCAGATTTCAGGTATAGAAGGTATTCGATCGAGGAGATTGAAACTGCAACCAACTTCTTTGATCAATCTAATAAAATTGGAGAAGGAGGTTATGGACCAGTGTATAAGTGTTACATGGACCACACACATGTTGCAGTTAAGGTCCTTCGCCCTGATGCAGCTCATGGAAGACAACAGTTTCAGCAAGAG GTTGAAGTATTGAGCTGCATACGACATCCTAATATGGTGCTTCTTCTAGGAGCATGTCCCGAGTATGGGTGCTTAATATATGAGTTTATGTCCAATGGAAGCTTAGAAGACCTTCTATTCCAGAGAGGAAATACTCCACCACTCTCTTGGCAGCATAGATTTAGAATTGCTGCTGAAATAGGTGCTGGACTGCTTTTCTTACACCAGAGCAAACCAGAACCAATAGTGCACCGTGATCTAAAACCTGCAAATATTCTATTGGATCGCAACTTAGTGAGTAAGATTAGTGATGTTGGTTTGGCTCGGCTTGTCCCTCCATCAGTGGCAGATACTGTCACTCAGTATAGAATGACATCAACCGCTGGGACTTTCTGCTATATTGACCCTGAATATCAGCAAACAGGCATGCTTGGTATAAAATCTGATGTGTACTCTTTAGGTATCATATTCTTGCAGATACTAACAGCCAAGCCACCAATGGGTTTGACTCACCATGTTGAGAGGGCAATTGAGAAAGGCACCTTCAACGACATGCTCGATAAATCTGTTCCTGATTGGCCCCTTGATGATGCTTTGAGCCTTGCTAAGTTATCCCTGAAATGTTCCGAGCTAAGAAGGAAAGATAGACCGGATCTCAGCAAGATTATTATGCCAGAATTAGAGAGATTGAGAACACTTGGTGAAGAAAATCCATGCCAATCAGGCTTCTATAATTCAGGCTACTCAACAAATCATAGCCAAGCTTCCATCTCCCAAGCAAGTCAACACGAATAG
- the LOC132635588 gene encoding mitochondrial import inner membrane translocase subunit PAM16 like 1-like, producing MAARILANLIVMGSSILARAFVQAYRQALANASKNGVAQEAVQNIKRASKTMTEAEARQILGVTENSSWEEIVQKYDNLFERNAKNGSFYLQSKVHRAKECLEAVYQPKEPEQNKKTFSDD from the exons ATG GCTGCAAGAATTCTTGCTAATTTAATAGTAATGGGTTCTTCTATATTGGCAAGGGCTTTTGTTCAAGCATATCGTCAGGCATTGGCCA ATGCCTCGAAAAATGGTGTTGCTCAAGAGGCAGTGCAGAATATTAAAAGAGCTAGTAAAACCATGACAGAAGCAGAGGCAAGGCAGATTCTTGGTGTCACTGAGAATTCATCATGGGAAGAAATTGTGCAG AAGTATGACAACTTGTTTGAGCGAAATGCTAAAAATGGGAGTTTTTACCTTCAGTCAAAAGTACATAGAGCTAAAGAGTGTCTGGAAGCAGTTTACCAACCTAAAGAACCAGAACAAAATAAGAAAACTTTTTCTGATGATTAG
- the LOC132637291 gene encoding inositol oxygenase 4-like: LSSTAEVENKKASSHAKELFLNGGFVVPKDVSNDVFVVPGNNAFGNSFRDYSAETERKKIVKELYRQSHINQTYDFVKKMREEYGRLNRVEMSIWECCELLNEVVDDSDPDLDEPQIEHLLQTAEGIRKDYPNEDWLHLTGLIHDLGKVLLLPSFGGLPQWAVVGDTFPLGCAFDESIVLHEQLKENPDYHNSAYNTKYGVYAEGCGLDNVVMSWGHDDYIYLVAKENKTTLPSAALFIIRYHSFYPLHKSGAYTHLMNEEDHENLKWLHIFNKYDLYSKSKVRIDVEKVKPYYMSLIEKYFPAKLKW; encoded by the exons CTCTCATCAACAGCAGAAGTGGAGAACAAGAAGGCAAGTTCTCATGCTAAGGAATTGTTTCTTAATGGAGGATTTGTTGTGCCAAAGGATGTCTCAAATGATGTATTTGTTGTCCCTGGCAACAATGCATTTGGCAACTCATTCAG GGACTATAGTGCAGAAACTGAACGGAAAAAGATCGTGAAGGAACTCTATCGCCAGAGCCACATTAACCAGACATATGATTTT GTAAAAAAGATGAGGGAAGAATATGGAAGGTTGAATAGAGTGGAGATGAGCATATGGGAATGCTGTGAACTTTTGAATGAAGTTGTGGATGACAGTGATCCTGATTTGGATGAACCCCAAATTGAGCATTTGTTGCAAACTGCTGAAGGCATTAGGAAGGATTATCCTAATGAGGATTGGTTGCACTTGACTGGCCTTATTCATg ATCTTGGCAAAGTTCTTCTGCTTCCTAGCTTTGGAGGGCTTCCACAGTGGGCTGTTGTTG GTGACACATTTCCCCTTGGCTGTGCTTTTGATGAATCAATTGTTCTTCATGAG CAATTGAAGGAAAATCCTGATTACCACAATTCAGCTTACAACACAAAATATGGAGTTTATGCTGAAGGATGTGGGCTTGATAATGTGGTGATGTCTTGGGGCCATGATGACTACATTTACTTG GTGGCTAAGGAAAATAAAACTACTCTTCCATCTGCTGCATTGTTCATCATTCGCTACCATTCCTTCTATC CTCTGCACAAGTCAGGGGCCTATACACACTTGATGAATGAGGAGGATCATGAAAATCTGAAATGGCTTCATATCTTCAA CAAATATGATCTGTATAGCAAGAGCAAAGTTAGGATTGATGTGGAGAAAGTGAAGCCTTACTACATGTCCCTCATTGAGAAG TATTTTCCAGCCAAGTTGAAGTGGTGA